The following coding sequences are from one Halomonas sp. HAL1 window:
- a CDS encoding ABC transporter ATP-binding protein encodes MVTLQLNRVSARYGRRPILEEITTPCFQGGQVVALLGPNAAGKSTLFRRVLGLLKGDGEVIISGTSAERPVGYMPQDTGAKAVLTVYESVLLARMQGRGLKVQPEDLAQVDRALEELSIATLGERDIGDLSGGQRQLVSAAQALVQEPEILMLDEPTSALDLNRQISLLTVLRRLADERQMLILVALHDLGHALRFADAAMMLENGRLIACGPTAEVITPALLRQVYRVSARIESCSKGQPQLIVEAAI; translated from the coding sequence ATGGTAACCCTACAACTTAACCGTGTATCCGCCCGCTACGGGCGTCGCCCCATTCTGGAAGAGATCACCACACCTTGCTTTCAAGGCGGGCAAGTCGTTGCCTTGCTAGGGCCCAATGCAGCGGGTAAATCGACGCTTTTTCGCCGCGTATTAGGGTTATTGAAAGGCGACGGCGAAGTAATTATCAGCGGCACCAGCGCCGAGCGCCCCGTGGGCTATATGCCTCAGGACACCGGCGCCAAGGCCGTGCTGACGGTCTATGAATCAGTGCTTTTGGCGCGTATGCAGGGACGTGGATTAAAAGTGCAGCCTGAGGATTTAGCGCAGGTTGATCGTGCGCTGGAGGAGCTTTCTATTGCGACCCTTGGCGAGCGGGATATTGGCGACCTCAGTGGCGGGCAGCGCCAGTTGGTTAGCGCTGCCCAGGCCCTGGTTCAAGAGCCCGAGATTTTGATGCTGGACGAGCCCACTTCGGCACTCGATTTGAACCGCCAGATCAGCCTTTTGACGGTGCTGCGCCGGCTAGCCGATGAACGCCAGATGCTGATTCTGGTGGCGCTCCATGACCTGGGGCATGCGCTACGTTTCGCCGATGCCGCCATGATGCTCGAAAATGGTCGCTTGATTGCCTGCGGCCCCACCGCCGAAGTGATTACCCCTGCGCTGCTACGTCAGGTTTATCGGGTATCTGCGCGTATCGAGTCCTGCTCGAAAGGCCAACCGCAACTTATCGTCGAAGCAGCCATTTAA
- the recN gene encoding DNA repair protein RecN → MLTQLAIQDFAIVDHLELDLTGGMTAITGETGAGKSILLGALGLCLGERADAGSVRHGRERTDLSARFDIQHLPAAVEWLSARELPADECLLRRVVTANGRSKAWINGQPATISDLKSLGEQLIQIHGQHAHHALMREETHLALLDDYASLNDATAQLAITFREWRNARRQLKKLSEEGSEVEAKRQLLRYQVEELDQLGLAEGELATLEEEQHTLAHAEETLRETQFAADCCASDEGGALSLLNQASAHLSALPGSDKGTLANTLAMLSDARIQVEEASSELNRLASTTELDPERLAWVEERMTDVHRIARKHHVAPDELCALHADLQREVAQLEEGGNDLEALSAQVVELRESYHQEAKKLSESRQKAALRLGKEVQQQLGFLAMGKARFEVEVTAKEAPSPEGLDRVQFLISANPGQPARPLTKVASGGELSRISLAIQVVAATHSTVPSLVFDEVDVGISGATAEIVGQLLRKLGENGQVMTVTHLPQVAAQAHQHLHIEKQAKRDTTLTQMALLDEQGRISELARMLGGVTLSDQTLAHAREMLHASQRPPH, encoded by the coding sequence ATGCTTACTCAGCTAGCTATTCAAGATTTCGCTATCGTTGATCATTTAGAACTCGACCTAACCGGTGGCATGACGGCCATTACCGGGGAAACCGGGGCGGGCAAATCGATTCTTTTGGGCGCTTTAGGGCTATGCCTTGGCGAACGCGCTGATGCCGGGAGCGTTCGCCATGGTCGCGAGCGTACCGACCTTTCCGCCCGTTTCGATATCCAGCACCTGCCCGCTGCCGTTGAGTGGCTGTCAGCCCGTGAGCTCCCTGCTGATGAGTGCTTGCTGCGCCGTGTCGTGACTGCCAACGGACGCTCCAAAGCGTGGATTAACGGCCAACCAGCAACTATCTCGGACCTCAAATCCCTCGGCGAGCAGTTGATCCAGATTCATGGTCAGCACGCCCATCATGCATTAATGCGTGAGGAGACCCACCTTGCCTTACTCGATGACTACGCGAGCCTAAACGACGCAACCGCTCAACTGGCCATTACGTTTCGCGAGTGGCGCAATGCGCGTCGGCAGCTGAAAAAGCTAAGCGAAGAAGGCAGCGAAGTAGAAGCCAAACGGCAGCTACTGCGTTATCAGGTAGAAGAGCTGGATCAGCTCGGTTTAGCAGAAGGTGAGCTGGCCACCCTGGAAGAAGAGCAGCACACGCTCGCGCATGCTGAGGAGACGCTGCGTGAGACACAGTTTGCCGCTGACTGTTGCGCCAGCGATGAAGGGGGCGCGCTTTCGCTACTCAACCAGGCTTCCGCCCATTTAAGCGCGCTGCCGGGTAGCGACAAAGGCACGCTGGCCAATACGCTCGCCATGCTGAGCGATGCCCGTATTCAAGTGGAAGAGGCTTCCAGCGAGCTCAATCGTCTCGCCAGCACCACCGAGCTCGACCCTGAGCGGCTGGCTTGGGTGGAAGAGCGCATGACCGACGTACATCGAATTGCTCGCAAGCACCACGTTGCCCCCGACGAGCTATGCGCCCTGCATGCTGACCTACAGCGAGAAGTCGCGCAGTTAGAAGAGGGAGGGAATGATCTTGAGGCACTGAGTGCACAAGTAGTGGAGCTACGCGAAAGCTATCACCAGGAAGCGAAAAAACTCAGCGAGAGCCGTCAAAAAGCCGCGCTTCGTTTGGGCAAAGAAGTGCAGCAACAGCTGGGCTTTTTAGCCATGGGTAAGGCCCGCTTTGAAGTAGAGGTCACCGCGAAAGAGGCGCCCTCTCCTGAAGGCCTTGATCGTGTGCAATTTTTGATCAGCGCTAACCCCGGTCAGCCTGCGCGGCCACTAACGAAAGTCGCCTCCGGCGGCGAATTGTCGCGGATTAGCCTGGCGATTCAAGTGGTCGCGGCGACGCACTCAACGGTGCCTAGCTTAGTATTTGACGAAGTGGATGTGGGCATTTCGGGCGCGACCGCAGAAATCGTTGGTCAATTACTGCGCAAGCTAGGTGAAAACGGCCAAGTAATGACCGTGACTCACCTACCCCAAGTGGCGGCCCAGGCGCACCAGCACCTGCATATCGAGAAACAGGCAAAACGCGACACCACGCTGACCCAGATGGCGCTGCTCGATGAACAAGGGCGTATCAGCGAGCTGGCACGCATGCTGGGCGGCGTGACGCTTTCTGACCAAACCCTCGCCCATGCCCGTGAAATGCTACACGCTAGCCAGCGCCCGCCGCACTGA
- the bamE gene encoding outer membrane protein assembly factor BamE translates to MQKLTRIITLSVALTVVSGCSYVGVYKRDIPQGNLVTQEMVSQLQPGMTQEQVTYVMGRPLLEAPFDASQWDYVFRLDKAYGDVEQRRVTLTFDPQGRLVNIDQEGDLSSDLPFESGDGMGPATEGTNPMDSLTDENMQLQAPSRTQPVSQP, encoded by the coding sequence ATGCAAAAATTGACTCGAATCATCACGCTTTCCGTTGCCCTGACCGTTGTTAGTGGCTGCAGCTACGTTGGCGTGTACAAGCGCGATATCCCCCAAGGCAACCTGGTCACTCAGGAGATGGTGAGCCAACTTCAGCCCGGCATGACTCAAGAGCAAGTCACTTATGTGATGGGCAGGCCGCTGCTAGAGGCGCCCTTTGATGCCAGCCAGTGGGACTATGTGTTTCGTTTAGACAAGGCATACGGCGATGTAGAACAGCGCCGCGTTACGCTCACTTTCGACCCCCAGGGTCGCTTGGTGAATATCGATCAGGAGGGTGATCTATCTTCTGACCTGCCGTTCGAAAGCGGTGACGGTATGGGGCCTGCGACAGAGGGCACCAACCCAATGGATTCGTTAACAGACGAAAACATGCAGCTACAGGCACCGTCACGCACACAGCCCGTTTCACAGCCTTAA
- a CDS encoding iron ABC transporter permease encodes MTTDTRITETEVTERLSQGRAFYHSQVFRRQMILAALVLALFFSLCVDLALGPARYSLGEVIAALFTPDSVSQQARVILWEIRMPVALMALVVGASLSVAGAQMQTILSNPLASPFTLGISAGASFGAALGLAFGVALVPAAIEFVVPINAFVMAMFTAFLIHALSLKRGVTVETIVLLGIAMVFIFNSLMALIQFFASQEAVSAVVFWTMGSLTKATWPKFWIALSILALSMPLLARHGWALTAMRLGDAKAESMGVNPRALRLEVLVLVSLLAAIAVAFVGTIGFIGLVGPHIARILLGEDQRFFLPGSALCGALILSVGSVISKIIIPGTIIPIGIITSLVGIPFFLFLVLNHKKASW; translated from the coding sequence ATGACGACTGATACGAGGATAACGGAAACGGAGGTCACAGAGCGCCTTTCACAGGGTCGCGCCTTCTACCATAGCCAGGTTTTCCGCCGCCAAATGATACTAGCGGCACTGGTGTTAGCGCTGTTTTTTAGTCTCTGTGTTGATCTGGCACTGGGGCCTGCCCGCTATAGCCTGGGCGAAGTGATCGCGGCGCTGTTTACCCCGGACAGCGTTAGCCAGCAAGCGCGAGTGATTCTCTGGGAAATCCGCATGCCGGTCGCGCTGATGGCCCTAGTGGTAGGCGCCAGCTTGTCGGTGGCCGGAGCACAGATGCAAACCATACTGAGCAACCCACTAGCCAGTCCGTTTACCCTAGGGATTTCCGCCGGGGCTAGTTTTGGTGCTGCTCTGGGTCTCGCCTTCGGCGTGGCGCTGGTGCCTGCCGCCATTGAATTTGTCGTGCCCATCAATGCCTTCGTGATGGCCATGTTCACCGCGTTCTTAATTCATGCTCTAAGCCTTAAGCGCGGCGTGACGGTAGAGACCATTGTGCTGCTCGGCATCGCCATGGTGTTTATCTTCAACTCACTGATGGCGCTGATTCAATTCTTTGCCAGCCAGGAGGCGGTCTCTGCAGTGGTCTTTTGGACAATGGGCAGCTTAACCAAAGCCACCTGGCCCAAGTTCTGGATCGCCCTTAGCATTCTTGCTTTATCCATGCCGCTGCTTGCCCGACATGGCTGGGCGCTAACCGCCATGCGCCTGGGCGACGCCAAAGCCGAGAGTATGGGTGTCAATCCCCGCGCGCTGCGTTTGGAAGTGCTGGTACTGGTATCGCTGCTCGCTGCCATAGCGGTGGCGTTCGTGGGCACCATTGGGTTTATTGGCTTGGTGGGGCCGCACATCGCGCGCATTTTACTGGGCGAGGATCAGCGCTTCTTTTTGCCCGGCTCGGCCCTGTGCGGCGCGCTTATCCTCTCCGTTGGCTCGGTTATCTCCAAGATCATTATTCCTGGCACCATTATTCCCATTGGCATTATTACTTCGCTGGTGGGCATTCCCTTCTTCCTATTTTTGGTGCTTAACCACAAGAAGGCCTCATGGTAA
- the dnaJ gene encoding molecular chaperone DnaJ, with translation MSKRDYYEVLGVEKGADQKEIKKAYRRLAQKFHPDRNPDDNTSAEKFREVSEAYEVLSDGEKRAAYDQFGHAGVDGQGGGGGFGGAGAGDFSDIFGDVFGDIFGGGGGRRRGPNAPARGSDLRYNLELDLENAVSGTTVDIRVPRHIECDRCDGGGAEPGSSKETCPTCHGHGQVRMQQGFFAVQQTCPTCHGSGQHIKVPCHKCNGEGRVRETRTLSVKIPPGVDTGDRIRLNGEGESGINGGPPGDLYVQVAIKPHHIFQRDGKHLQCDVPINFVDAALGGELEVPTLDGRVKLKIPPETQTGKLFRLRGKGVKPVRGGMPGDLLCKVVVETPVKLNDEQRDLLRKLQESFDGSNSHSHSPKKTGFFDSVKSFFEDMKP, from the coding sequence ATGTCCAAACGCGATTATTACGAAGTCCTGGGTGTCGAAAAAGGGGCCGATCAGAAAGAGATCAAGAAGGCCTATCGCCGTCTGGCGCAAAAATTCCACCCTGATCGAAACCCGGACGATAACACCTCAGCGGAAAAATTCCGTGAAGTGTCCGAAGCGTATGAAGTGCTTAGCGACGGCGAGAAACGCGCAGCTTATGACCAGTTCGGCCATGCAGGCGTTGATGGCCAAGGCGGCGGCGGTGGTTTCGGCGGCGCAGGCGCTGGTGATTTCAGCGACATTTTCGGCGATGTGTTTGGCGATATTTTTGGCGGTGGCGGTGGCCGTCGTCGTGGCCCCAACGCCCCGGCGCGCGGTTCCGACCTGCGCTATAACCTAGAGCTGGATCTGGAAAACGCCGTTTCAGGCACCACAGTCGATATCCGCGTACCGCGGCATATCGAGTGTGACCGTTGCGATGGCGGTGGTGCGGAGCCGGGCTCTTCTAAAGAAACGTGCCCTACCTGTCATGGCCACGGTCAAGTGCGTATGCAGCAGGGCTTTTTCGCCGTGCAGCAAACGTGTCCCACCTGTCATGGTTCTGGTCAGCACATTAAAGTGCCGTGCCACAAGTGTAATGGCGAAGGGCGCGTACGTGAGACACGCACGCTTTCCGTGAAGATTCCGCCTGGTGTAGATACTGGTGATCGTATTCGTTTGAACGGTGAAGGCGAAAGCGGTATTAACGGTGGCCCGCCCGGTGATCTTTACGTGCAGGTAGCCATCAAACCGCACCATATCTTCCAGCGTGACGGTAAACACCTGCAGTGTGACGTGCCGATCAACTTCGTCGACGCGGCGCTAGGTGGCGAGCTTGAAGTGCCCACACTTGATGGTCGCGTGAAGCTGAAGATTCCGCCGGAAACCCAAACCGGCAAGCTGTTCCGCCTGCGTGGTAAAGGCGTGAAGCCCGTACGCGGTGGCATGCCAGGCGACTTGCTATGCAAGGTAGTGGTCGAGACACCAGTCAAGCTCAATGACGAGCAGCGCGACCTACTGCGCAAGCTGCAAGAGAGCTTCGACGGCAGCAACAGCCACAGCCACTCGCCGAAGAAGACTGGTTTCTTCGATAGCGTGAAGAGCTTCTTTGAAGATATGAAGCCGTAA
- a CDS encoding DMT family transporter, producing the protein MDHLEEKPTMGILLRVLSGLLFTGMLVCIKAVSDEVPVGQSVFYRSLFALLPIVVFLLVRREFPRGLATRRPLGHALRSGLGAAAMFASFAAVALLPVAEATLLAQLTPVFMAIGGVLLLRERCSLYRAGGIVLALAGVAVLILPGLGASSSNGHITGYALGALGALLTAGALLTVRRISRTETAASIAFYFIVVAALAGLATMPLGWAALNRVEFSLLVLSGLFGGAAHIAMTLALRYAEASRLAPFEYIALVWPVLADWVLFGIPVSSGFLLALPLMLSGVALAAMEGRRLKWLLRR; encoded by the coding sequence ATGGATCACCTTGAAGAAAAGCCCACCATGGGCATTTTGCTGCGGGTACTGTCTGGCCTGCTTTTTACCGGCATGCTGGTGTGTATTAAGGCAGTCAGTGACGAAGTGCCGGTGGGGCAGTCGGTGTTTTACCGTTCGCTGTTTGCGCTGCTGCCTATCGTCGTGTTTCTTCTGGTGCGTCGGGAGTTTCCTCGGGGGTTGGCGACGCGCCGCCCGTTGGGTCATGCGCTCCGTTCCGGGCTGGGGGCGGCAGCCATGTTTGCCTCTTTTGCGGCGGTGGCACTATTACCAGTGGCCGAAGCGACGCTGCTTGCACAGCTAACGCCGGTCTTTATGGCGATAGGAGGTGTGCTGCTCTTAAGGGAGCGTTGCTCACTTTATCGTGCGGGCGGCATAGTATTGGCGCTTGCTGGTGTCGCTGTGCTGATTTTGCCTGGGCTGGGCGCTAGTTCAAGCAATGGCCACATAACCGGGTACGCGCTTGGGGCGCTGGGTGCGCTCTTAACTGCTGGGGCGCTACTGACCGTCAGACGTATTTCGCGAACTGAAACGGCAGCATCAATTGCATTCTACTTTATTGTGGTAGCAGCGCTGGCTGGGCTGGCAACGATGCCATTGGGCTGGGCAGCGCTTAACCGGGTGGAGTTTTCGCTGCTGGTGTTATCGGGCCTATTTGGCGGCGCAGCGCACATTGCGATGACATTAGCGTTGCGCTATGCCGAGGCGTCGCGCTTGGCGCCTTTTGAATATATTGCCCTGGTGTGGCCCGTGCTCGCCGATTGGGTGCTGTTTGGAATACCGGTCTCCAGCGGCTTCCTGCTAGCGCTACCGCTCATGTTATCCGGGGTGGCGTTAGCGGCAATGGAAGGGCGGCGGCTTAAATGGCTGCTTCGACGATAA
- the grpE gene encoding nucleotide exchange factor GrpE, whose translation MAKEPQTPMDDELARHEQEADGVEQAEEQAAEERLMEGELEGLINDEESFEGSVDNPEAEMLAAQVGELEQSLAEAKDQALRAAAEAQNVRRRAEQEAEKARKFALEKFVKELLPVVDSLEKALETMEEGASEIHREGVSMTLKMQLDVLNKFGVESIEPHGEPFDPQVHEAMTMVPNPDLDPNTVMDVMQKGYLLNGRLVRPAMVVVSQKAN comes from the coding sequence ATGGCGAAAGAACCGCAAACACCGATGGATGACGAGCTGGCCCGCCACGAGCAAGAAGCGGATGGCGTCGAACAAGCGGAAGAGCAGGCCGCCGAAGAGCGCTTGATGGAAGGCGAGCTGGAAGGATTGATCAATGACGAAGAGTCGTTTGAAGGCAGTGTCGATAATCCTGAAGCAGAAATGCTGGCCGCTCAGGTAGGCGAGCTCGAGCAGAGCTTGGCCGAGGCCAAGGATCAAGCCCTGCGCGCCGCTGCGGAAGCGCAAAACGTGCGTCGCCGTGCTGAGCAAGAAGCCGAGAAAGCGCGCAAGTTTGCCCTAGAGAAGTTCGTTAAAGAACTGCTGCCGGTCGTTGATAGCTTGGAGAAAGCGCTTGAGACCATGGAAGAGGGAGCCTCGGAGATCCACCGCGAAGGCGTTTCCATGACCTTGAAAATGCAATTGGATGTACTCAACAAGTTCGGCGTGGAAAGCATTGAGCCCCACGGCGAGCCTTTCGACCCTCAAGTGCATGAAGCCATGACCATGGTGCCTAACCCGGATCTTGATCCCAACACCGTGATGGACGTTATGCAAAAAGGCTATTTACTCAATGGACGCTTGGTGCGCCCGGCCATGGTCGTAGTGAGCCAAAAAGCCAATTAA
- the dnaK gene encoding molecular chaperone DnaK: MGRIIGIDLGTTNSCVAVLDGDSAKVIENAEGGRTTPSIIAYTDDGETLVGQAAKRQAVTNPENTLYAIKRLIGRRFKDDVVQKDIKMVPYKITEADNGDAWVEVKGKKMAPPQVSAEVLKKMKKTAEDYLGETVTEAVITVPAYFNDSQRQATKDAGRIAGLDVKRIINEPTAAALAYGMDKSRGDKTIAVYDLGGGTFDISIIEIADVDGETQFEVLATNGDTFLGGEDFDLALINYLVDQFKADSGIDLSGDNLAMQRLKEAAEKAKIELSSAQQTDVNLPYITADNTGPKHLNVKVTRAKLESLVEDLVQRSLEPCKMALKDAGLSASEIDEVILVGGQTRMPMVQKKAADFFGKEARKDVNPDEAVAVGAAIQGGVLGGDVKDVLLLDVTPLTLGIETLGGVMTPLIEKNTTIPTKKTQTFSTADDNQTAVTIHAVQGERKQVSQNKSLGRFDLADIPPAPRGVPQIEVAFDLDANGILNVSAKDKATGKEQSIVIKASSGLSEEEVEQMVRDAEAHAEEDKKFEELVQLRNQADGMIHATRKTLEEAGDKATDDEKQAIETAISELEEAVKSDDVDNIQKKLDALTEASGQLAQKMYAEQAEAAQQEGGEGAENTGSKPEDDVVDAEYEEVNDDQKKQ, translated from the coding sequence ATGGGACGTATAATTGGTATCGACCTGGGCACCACTAACTCTTGTGTGGCCGTGCTCGATGGTGACAGCGCTAAAGTTATTGAAAACGCCGAAGGCGGCCGTACAACGCCTTCTATCATCGCTTATACAGACGATGGCGAAACGCTGGTCGGTCAGGCGGCTAAACGCCAAGCGGTGACTAACCCAGAAAACACGCTGTACGCCATCAAGCGCCTTATTGGCCGTCGCTTTAAAGACGACGTTGTCCAAAAAGATATCAAAATGGTGCCGTACAAGATCACCGAAGCAGATAACGGTGATGCCTGGGTTGAAGTAAAAGGCAAAAAAATGGCACCGCCGCAGGTTAGCGCGGAAGTGTTGAAGAAAATGAAGAAGACCGCCGAAGACTACTTGGGCGAAACGGTCACTGAAGCGGTTATTACCGTGCCGGCCTACTTCAACGACAGCCAGCGTCAGGCGACCAAAGATGCCGGCCGCATTGCCGGTCTAGACGTTAAGCGCATTATTAACGAGCCGACCGCTGCCGCACTGGCCTACGGTATGGACAAATCCCGCGGCGACAAAACCATCGCGGTCTACGACCTGGGTGGCGGTACTTTCGATATCTCGATCATCGAAATTGCCGATGTTGACGGCGAAACCCAGTTTGAAGTGTTGGCCACCAACGGTGACACCTTCCTGGGCGGCGAAGATTTCGACTTGGCGCTGATCAACTATCTGGTTGACCAGTTCAAGGCTGACAGCGGTATTGACCTGTCTGGCGACAATCTGGCCATGCAGCGTCTGAAAGAAGCCGCTGAGAAAGCCAAAATTGAGCTTTCCAGCGCTCAGCAGACTGACGTGAACCTGCCTTACATCACCGCCGACAACACTGGCCCGAAACACCTTAACGTTAAGGTGACACGCGCCAAGCTGGAGTCGCTGGTAGAAGATCTGGTTCAGCGTTCACTCGAGCCGTGCAAAATGGCACTGAAAGATGCTGGCTTGTCTGCGTCTGAAATCGACGAAGTGATCCTGGTCGGTGGCCAGACACGTATGCCGATGGTGCAGAAGAAAGCCGCTGACTTCTTCGGTAAAGAAGCACGCAAAGACGTTAACCCGGACGAAGCGGTTGCCGTTGGTGCCGCGATTCAGGGCGGCGTACTCGGTGGCGACGTTAAAGACGTGCTGCTGCTCGACGTTACTCCGCTAACTCTGGGTATCGAAACCCTGGGTGGCGTGATGACGCCGCTGATCGAAAAGAACACCACCATCCCGACCAAGAAGACACAAACCTTCTCAACGGCGGATGACAACCAGACGGCCGTAACCATTCACGCCGTACAGGGTGAGCGTAAGCAAGTGTCGCAGAATAAGTCGCTGGGTCGTTTTGATCTTGCTGACATTCCGCCTGCACCGCGCGGCGTACCGCAGATCGAAGTCGCCTTCGACTTGGATGCCAACGGCATTCTGAACGTATCGGCGAAAGACAAGGCCACTGGTAAAGAGCAGTCGATTGTCATCAAGGCGTCTAGCGGCCTGTCCGAGGAAGAAGTCGAGCAGATGGTGCGCGATGCCGAAGCTCACGCCGAAGAAGATAAGAAGTTCGAAGAGCTGGTGCAGCTGCGTAACCAAGCTGACGGCATGATTCACGCCACACGCAAAACGTTGGAAGAAGCAGGCGACAAAGCGACTGACGACGAGAAGCAGGCGATTGAAACGGCCATCAGCGAGCTGGAAGAAGCGGTTAAAAGCGACGATGTCGATAACATTCAGAAGAAACTGGATGCATTGACTGAAGCCTCTGGCCAGCTAGCCCAAAAGATGTACGCCGAGCAGGCAGAAGCGGCTCAGCAAGAGGGCGGTGAAGGTGCCGAAAACACAGGTTCCAAGCCGGAAGATGACGTGGTTGACGCCGAGTACGAAGAAGTCAACGACGATCAGAAAAAGCAGTAA
- a CDS encoding ABC transporter substrate-binding protein, whose amino-acid sequence MLSSPRLKILLGTLITFACGATAMADAITVTDVAGREITLDAPAERVILGEGRQIYLLGLLEPEAPFAHVVGWREDFSQADPDNYARYLERFPEIEEIPTFGGFKDGTFDVEQAASLNPDVVLMNIEAKAATEDAAYDDKLAQLGIPIIYVDFREDPLEHTIPSMRIIGQIMDDEEAAEAFIEFAETQLARVTDVIAEANPERPSVFIDRAGGYSDECCMSFGPANFGDYVTLAGGHNIAEGIIPNSFGNLNPEQIIAANPDHVVVTGGNWDAYVPGGDWVGVGPGSDMQQAHAKLEALTERTAMTGIKAVESGNFHAIWHQFYNSPYYFVAVQQLAKWLHPELFADLDPNATMEELHERFLPIDYEPGYWISLHDD is encoded by the coding sequence ATGCTCAGTTCTCCGCGCTTAAAAATCCTGCTTGGTACGCTTATCACGTTTGCTTGCGGCGCCACTGCTATGGCTGACGCTATCACCGTCACTGATGTCGCTGGCCGCGAAATCACTTTGGATGCCCCTGCCGAGCGGGTTATTTTAGGCGAAGGGCGGCAAATTTATTTGCTCGGTTTACTCGAACCTGAAGCTCCTTTTGCCCATGTAGTCGGTTGGCGCGAAGATTTTTCCCAGGCGGATCCCGATAACTATGCTCGCTATCTGGAGCGTTTTCCCGAGATTGAGGAAATCCCCACCTTTGGCGGTTTTAAAGACGGTACTTTTGACGTCGAGCAGGCCGCCTCGCTTAATCCTGACGTGGTGCTGATGAACATCGAGGCGAAAGCCGCCACAGAAGATGCTGCCTACGACGACAAGCTGGCACAACTCGGCATTCCCATCATCTATGTGGATTTTCGCGAAGACCCGCTTGAGCACACCATCCCCTCCATGCGCATCATCGGCCAGATCATGGACGATGAAGAAGCGGCCGAAGCATTCATCGAGTTTGCCGAGACACAGTTGGCACGGGTAACCGATGTCATCGCCGAGGCCAACCCAGAGCGCCCCAGCGTGTTTATTGACCGGGCCGGCGGCTACTCCGACGAGTGCTGCATGAGCTTTGGCCCTGCCAACTTTGGCGATTATGTCACCCTAGCTGGCGGCCACAATATTGCCGAGGGGATTATTCCTAACAGCTTCGGCAACCTGAACCCTGAGCAGATTATTGCCGCCAACCCCGACCATGTGGTTGTTACCGGTGGCAACTGGGATGCCTACGTACCTGGCGGCGATTGGGTGGGCGTAGGGCCTGGTTCAGATATGCAACAGGCTCACGCCAAGCTGGAAGCGCTGACCGAGCGCACCGCGATGACCGGCATTAAGGCCGTTGAATCTGGCAATTTCCACGCCATTTGGCACCAGTTTTACAACAGCCCCTACTACTTCGTGGCCGTGCAGCAGTTAGCCAAGTGGCTACACCCTGAGCTCTTTGCCGACCTAGACCCCAACGCCACAATGGAAGAACTGCACGAACGCTTCCTGCCCATCGACTATGAGCCCGGCTACTGGATATCGCTCCATGACGACTGA
- a CDS encoding RnfH family protein yields MAAETLAVEVAFALPSKQRIVALRVPEGTTARQAVALADLPTLFPDLPDDTFSQAPLGIFGKALRDPDTQLLREGDRVEVYRPLAIDPKVARLERAKRQASEPGR; encoded by the coding sequence ATGGCCGCTGAGACGTTAGCGGTTGAGGTAGCCTTCGCGCTGCCGTCTAAGCAGCGCATAGTGGCGCTACGGGTGCCTGAGGGCACCACCGCACGCCAGGCCGTTGCCTTGGCTGATTTACCGACGCTATTCCCTGACCTACCTGATGACACATTTTCTCAGGCTCCGCTCGGGATCTTCGGCAAAGCACTACGCGATCCCGACACCCAGTTGTTGCGTGAAGGAGATCGAGTAGAAGTTTACCGGCCACTGGCTATCGATCCAAAAGTCGCTCGCTTGGAGCGTGCAAAGCGCCAAGCGAGCGAACCAGGAAGGTAA
- the fur gene encoding ferric iron uptake transcriptional regulator, with translation MADQNHELRKAGLKVTLPRVKILQILENVSGQHHLSAEEVYKTLIDAGEDVGLATVYRVLTQFESAGLVIRHNFDGGHAVFEMTQEDHHDHMVCLESGEIIEFVDEIIERRQQEIAEEHGYELVDHALVLYVRPRGSDVTRQDSGPTNKK, from the coding sequence ATGGCCGATCAGAACCATGAATTGCGCAAAGCCGGTCTGAAAGTGACCCTGCCGCGCGTCAAGATACTTCAGATTCTCGAAAATGTTTCGGGTCAGCACCACCTTAGCGCGGAAGAAGTGTATAAAACACTGATTGATGCGGGCGAAGATGTTGGCTTGGCAACTGTATACCGTGTACTGACTCAGTTTGAGTCGGCGGGGTTGGTTATTCGTCATAATTTTGACGGTGGCCACGCAGTATTTGAGATGACCCAAGAGGATCACCATGATCATATGGTGTGCCTGGAAAGCGGTGAGATCATTGAGTTTGTTGATGAAATCATTGAGCGTCGTCAGCAAGAGATCGCTGAAGAGCATGGCTACGAGTTAGTGGATCATGCGCTAGTGCTTTATGTTCGTCCGCGTGGCTCCGATGTCACCCGCCAAGACAGCGGGCCAACGAACAAGAAATAA